ATCCTTCCGGACCCAGATTTCGACGGAGCCGGTTTTGGTCAGATCAAGAGAATTGCTCTGGCTGTCCGTAATATAAGCATAGTCATTATTGGCGATAAAATTGAGTGCATAGTCAAATCTGCCGGTTGACACAAAGGGCGGATTACTGGAGGTGGTTACATCGTTACCATAGCCACTGGTGTCATTGGCGAAAGTGCCACTCGTTTCATTGAAATCCCAGTAACCAACCACACCATCAGGCATGCCGGCGATGGCACCAAAGCTTCCCCTAATGGCTATGCTGCTCTCAACGGGGTCTCCCTTCATATCGGTAATCACGCTGCCATCAATAGCAATCGTATCTCCCACACCGACTGTTGCATCAGCACCGAGCGTGATTGTCAGGGTCTTGTTCGTCGGACTGTCCCAGGAACCACTGCTGGTGCCCCAACTGCCGCTATTGAGTGGCAAGGCTGATGCTATATTTCCGGAGGTAATTGCCTCTCCACCGGTGGTCATGTTAAAGAAAATAGTCACACCGTCACCGGCCTGCACACCTTTACCACCGCCGGAGTTGTCATCGGCATCAGCGCTCACCATTTGCGTCCCATAGCGTTTCCTGATCTCGTCTGCATCGAGAGCAACGTTGTAAACAACTACATTATCGAGTTCGCCATCGTAGTCCGATGTCTGCCCGATGCCGCCGAAATCCAGGGGATTGCTTGAATCTGAATCATTCACATCATGGGATGCCTCCGTATCGAGTTTACCGTTGATATAGAGTTTCAGTTCATTCGATGGGAGAGACTGGTCATAGGTGAGGGCAATATGGTGCCACACACCGTTGGTCATGACTGTAGAGCTTTGGATCGTATTGGTCGCACTGCCCCATCTGGCGAAGATCTTTCCCGTTCTTGCATTGATAAAGGCGCGATATCCGTTGCCTCTGCTAATGAAGACCTGCCCTGAAGAGTAGTTATCACTTTTCTTGGCCCAGAACTCGACCGTTCCGGCAGCGCCAAGTGTTAAGGAGCTATCATAATTAACGCGGATATAATCATTAGTGCCATCAAAAGTAGCCGCCGAGTTGCTGTAGTAGCCTGAGGCCGTTAAATTGGCGCTGTTATAAAGTACGCCATGATTTTCATTGTCTGTTGCATCATAAGCGAAACTTCCTCCACCTTCATCCATGCTCCAGTAACCGACGGCGCCGTCGGGGATAGAATCAAAGGTACCATAAAGAACGGTTTCACCATTAATAGGCCGGCCCGATGTATCCTTAATGGTACCGGTGAGGGTAACCGTATCTCCCACGGCCACTGTCGGCCTGGGGACCGTATCGGAAAGCGTAATGGTGAGAACCGTACTATTATTGCTCCATACGGCACTCACGATATCTCCGGCGCCGCCGTTGTCAAGCCAGTTATGACTGCTGCTTAAACTGATGGCTGTATTGATATTGTTTTTGTCGATAACATTGGCCTGGGTGGACCCATTAAATTTGATAAGGACCTGATCTCCCATATTAATCCCTTTACCGTTTTGCGAAGGATCAATGGCCCGGGCACTCACCAGGTTTGCACCGTAGCGGTTGGTAATCTCAGTCTGCGTCAGTGCCCGGTTGTAGAGCGCCACGTCATCGATGATGCCGTCAATGTAACTGCTGCTATACCTGCCGATATAGAGGGGTGACGTATCAGGTTCCATGATAAACGGCACTGTCTCACTCGCTTCCAGATTGGCATTAACATAGAGCTTCATCACAGACGACACATTGTCATAGGTGGCCACAACATGTTTTAACTGGTCTGTCGGAACCGCTGCCGGTGTCTTAATACTTACGCCATGCCAGATAAACTCAAGCTTGCCTGCATCACCGCTGGAACTATTGCCGTCCCTCACCGCCAGCGATCCTTTACTGACATATCCATCAAGAGAGCCATGAGCACGTTTGGTCATCCAGAACTCAATGCTCATTCCCCGGGTGAGGTCGATCTGGTTTGAATCAGGAATATTCACATACCTATTGGGGATAAAGTTAACACAGGGGCCAAAACGGCATAGCGATTGCCATGAAGAGATATTGAGTGCGCCGTGATTATTATAGAGAGTGCCGTCATTAATCGTTGTTCCCAGATTTTCATCCATGGGCCAATAACCGACGAGGCCGTCAAGCATGCCCGCCATGGTTCCAAAAGTGCCCGAAATCTGTATGGAGTTAAATATGGGCTGCCCCGAAGTATCCCTGATGGAGCCGTCCAGGGTGATAACATCCCCCACACTGACCGTTGGGCCAACCCCTGCATCACTAAGTGTTACGGTAAGGGTACTGACGTTATTCCAGACGGCGCTTCCAATATCACCGGCGCCACCGGTGTCTCTCCAGGTATGACTGCCACTCAGGCCAAGGATGGCATCAATATTATCTTTACTGATAGCCGGAGACGGCGCTTGAACAGCTCCGTTGAACCTGATGATCACCTGGTCACCGGCCTGGAGCCCTTCAGTCGCATTATTATCAACCGCTGTAGCGCTCCTGATTCGGTTAAAGCGCCGGCGGACCGTTGTTGGGCCAAGGACCTGATTATAGAGAACAACATTGTCTATGATCCCGTCGAAACGATAAGAGGTCAAGCCACCTGAACCTATATAGAGTTTATTGTTATTGCCGGCATAGGATGAGCAGGCGCCATTTTTTACCTCTTCTCCATTCAGGTAGAGCCGCATCGTCGTTCCATCACAGGTACCGACGATATGGTACCAGGCCCCCGAATTATATCTAATATCAGTAATGATGTTGTTACTTCCCCAATAGAATTGCAACTTCGATGAGTTGCTCGTATATTCCCTGATACCATAGGCGGAACTCTTCCAGATCATGGTTTGGTAATTATTGCTGTTTTCCAAATCATCTTTCTTCACCCACAGTTCGATAGAACCCGTGCCTATATCAAGGGATGAATGATCTTCAACTTCAGTGTAACTTACCTTATTGACATAGAGAGCGCCATCCTTCTTCCCCGTTGTCCAGGTTGCAGTGCCGACAATGGTGCCGTGGTTGTAATTACCCGTATCGTTATAAGCCCTGTTGCCACTCCCTTCATCGAGGCGCCACTGTGCCACAGCGCCGGTGGGGATGGAATCAAAAGAACCGACAATGGGGAAAGGATTGTCCTGAATGGCAACATTAAAGGCATCTTTAATAATCGTTGCGCCTTGCAAGTCAATCACATCTAAAATATCAACCGTCGGTTCAGGGGGTGTGGCCGCACTCAGTGTGACGGTTAAGGTGTCATTTAAATTCGTTACCGTGCTCCAGCCGGAACTGTAAATATTGAAACCGCCATCGAGCCAGGTCTTCCCGTCAAGCGGAAGGGCCGTGTTGATGTTAGCCGAGGTAATAGGCGTAGCTGCTGTTTGATCATCAAAGGAGAGCACCACCTGATCACCCGTCTGGATGCCGTAACCGCCACCCGAGGCATCGCTGGCGAAAGCCTGCCCCACAACCCACCACCCGAAATTACCGGTAATAACGACAGAGTTAGTGATCGGTGAATCGATAATAGTTTTGATATCGCCATTTGATACTATCGTGTCACCAACGGCAATAGTGGCATCGCTGTCAAGAGTAATCATCAGCGTATCCCTCTCATAGTTAACGGTCGTCCAGGTTGCATCAACAATGGAGCCCCAGGTCTTTCCACTCACATTCAAAACAGTGTCTATATTACCTGCCGTAACGGGATATTCATTGGTTTCTCCATCAAAGGTAATGATGACTTTGTCACCATTTTGTACACCGGTGTGCCTGCCTGAATCATCACTCGCCACAGCACTCGTCATGACAGGGAGATAGATATCTGCACCGGAATAGTAGGGATATGTGGAAGCATTAAAACCACCGTAACCACCGCTACAGCCGCCAATATTAGATCCATTATACAAACAATAACTGTCACTGCCCTCCGTCGAGGCCCGGGTAACGGCAGTCCAGCGGGAGCCGTTCAAGAGGCGTCTTCCCCGGAAACTGCTTCCCCCCATCCCTATGCCAAGGTTGGAACCATGGAAGCCTCCCAGTGATTGGTATTTAGGATCTGAATTCTGTTTGGCCCTATTGTCCCCGCCGTGGCAGTGCATGCAGTATATACCGTATTTATTGTTAGCATTGTCATCAGCATAGCCAATAACAGGATGGCTCTGTCTTCCCAGGTTTCTCCAGCTAAAATTATAGAAATTAGCGCCAACGGGAAATATCTTTTTTTCCGTTTTATACACATCGGCCCGGTGACAATTCATGCAGATATATTTCTCCGTCAGGCCGGTAGCCCAGCCTGCGTCTGCGCCATCACCATACATGATGAACTTCACCTCTGATTCATCAGTCGTCGATGTGGATTCTTCAATGCCGCCATAAAACCATGTAAAGGCCTGTGCTTCCAGTGTTCGCATCATCCAGTTCCTCGATGACGCGTGCGGACCGGAAGGATCATCAGAATCATCGGCATCATGACATTCAGCGCAACCCATGACCGACCAGGGACCGTAGGGTGGGACAAAGGCATTTCCGAGACCGGCGGAAAGGGCATAGGTAACCGTTGTTGAACCGGTGAAGCCCGTCGGCGTCGGTGTAATGGTAAAATCAACAGATGCTTTCCCCGGATCACTGGCGCCCTGGGTTTCGATCTCTTTAATCTGGAACCAGCCGCTGGTGGAAAGCGTGGGCGGACAGGGCCTGGAGACGCCACAGCTGTTGCCAAAGGGGCTCGGTGTATCACTATTAGTATTTCCTGTCCTTAAGTCGCCGGCATAAATATACCATCCCCGGATAACCGGTTTCGGAATGCCGTTGTTCAGGCCCGAAATCGTTGCGGTAGCGGAACCGTCAGTCAGCGTTAAGGTCCCCAGTGTAAATCTCGGCCAAGTTGATGAGGAATAGGAGCTGCATTTTCGAATGGCGAATACAGAGGTTCCGTTAGGCGAAATATTAAAGTATGGATCAACCTTCGTGATTCCCGTGTAATCGTGATTCGTAATCGTTCGGATCTGACCCGCACCTGCCCCGGCAGTGATCTCCACGCAGTATCCGTTATACTTCCTCGGATTCCAGGCATTTGGATAGGCAAGGTGAGTGGTACTACCGGAGCCCGTTGAGGCCAGATTTTCAAAAATGCTTACTTTATCGAAACCGGTCGGATCGATGGGTTGATTATTACCTTTCGATACAATGGCATGGTGTCCCAGGTTATTGGGATTAATCTCCTGGGCAATATTCGTTGACGGTCCTTCCCCCAGACTGCTGTTTGACAAGATGCTGTCTGGAATGGAGAAGGGCGTTCCCCCTTCGCCCCAGGCATAGTCGGAATGGCATTTAAGACAAAGATTATATAGTTTGTCAACACCGGCTTCAAGATATGGGTCCTTCGTGAAGGTCGGGTTCGTGTAGGTTCCCACACCGGAAGTGGTGTAGTCGGCAAGAACGCCCCAGATACCGTTGTTGGGAGCCCAGAGGGAGTTCCCCTTTTCGGGATGTCCGAAAGGCTGAATTACGTAGAAGTCACCCACCTGAGGAGGACCATTTGGATAAACACCCGACACATAAAGGGTATCACTGGTATTTCCCGTAATCACACGGTCAAGACCGGCAATGTTTGTACCTACCATGCCCCTTAGAACATAACCACGCCATTGGTCCGGCACCCAGTTCTTTGTCGTATCAATGAGTTGCGCATCAGCAGGCGTTGGCGGCGGATCACCTTTGAAGCCTCCCGTTGCAAGACCACTGTCCTCACCGGGATGCCTGTTTGCGTGGGGGTTGTGGCAATCCTGGCAGCCTGTATGGGTCCCACCGGAGACCAGGTTAAACCAACCCTCGGAGGTTAGGCCCGCCGGCGCCGTCTCTGACTCATCACCCCGGTGTTTTGCAAAGTATTTGTCAATCCTGTGTTTATAAGGCTTGGCAGGATCATTGAAGATCTTTTCCATCCTGAGCGCTTTTGTGTTGTCAAAGACCTTCTGGCCGAAGAAATCCTTATTCCCGGCTGCTGCATTTCCATATGGATTCCGCTTATCACTGTGACACCTGAAGCAGACCTCTTCCTCCGATGGATCACCGAGAGAGTAGCGGCTCGTATTATCGGGCACCGTCGTCATCAGGGGGAAGGCCGGATTGAGAGTAAGCGTCGATGTGGTATTGCTTAAAATTCTGGACGTTTGCCCGTAACCTTTCCCCTCGGTAATTGTCACGGGGCGATCTTTCCAATAATTAGGCACCCAGGGTGCATCAGTGGGATCTCTCTTAACAGTGGAAGTTGTGTTCCCACCAGCAGAGATACCATCCTCTACACCACGGGAAACACCGATCAGGTATATGCTGCCAATCCCATGCGATAAGGAGCTGCCCAGCGTCAGTGTATTGCCGTCATTAAAGGAAATGGGACTGCTCTGGCCGGCGCCGGCGCCGTCAAGAATATAGACCGTATCTCCCGCCCACATATCATCGACCCAGACTGAACTTAAATTGGTCAATGTATTACCGGAGCCACCGGTAACAATGCCATAGTTATTTTCATTAATACCAACTGCGTTGATCCGCCGAATCTGTGAGAAGTGAGGGCCGATCTTACTGCCGCCGACCTGTTTCGTCTTATTGGAGGTATCGATATGGCACTTGGAACAGTTGGCATTAAACTGAGAACCACCGGTTTTGAAGTAAATAGGGGCAGTATAGTTATGGGGACTGTCAATAAACATGCCCTTATTAATGACCGGCGTCACGACCGTCCCGTCAGGCTGCTCGTAACTTTTGGTCTGCGAATTCTGATGACAGGAGAGGCAGATGCCGCCGTATTCCTCCTCAGGAACAAAGTCCGTATTTCTCCCCGATGTGGTTGTTGGGAGAACGGCAATGCTGGGACGTAAATTATAGGAAACACCCGGGCTCAGCGGATTCAGTTCCGGCTTGAAGATATTGTGGTTGACGTGACACATGAGACAACGCCTGTTCTTTACATCCACTCCAGCCAGCGCCACCGGTGGATTAACAATCGGGTACTCAACTGAAGGACCGGGACCGGTGAGACCGTCTATATCGGAATTATTCAGGTAGTGATGATAGCCGTTGTTTACCTGATTCATGGGCTCGAAAAACTCATTATGACAACTTTTGCAAGATTGATCTCCCGTTGTCGGCTCCGGCTTGAAGCCCTTCGTATGATCGTGGCAATTCGTGCAGGGAGTATCCCAGTTATGGGCCAGATTATATTCACCCTTAGTGAAATTCATTACTCCCGGATCACCGGCCGTATGGCATCGCTGGCAGATGCCGGAAAAGTCCGGTTTGACAAAGCTCTGCCAGTTGATGGCCATTTGGCCGTCGTTATCAACAGCGGTAAAGGTCATGAAGGCCGTGGCGCCATCGGTGGGCCGGCCATAGGCATCACTGCCGCTCATATTGTAATAGGTGTGGATCATTTTGTTGTTCTTGTCACCATGGGGATCGTGGCAATCGACACACTTGGGTGTGAAATCCCAGACGCCCCAGTTGCCCGATGGTCCGCCATTTTCCCATCCGGCAGCCGACATATTTGCCATGGAGTGCGTCACCACAGGCAAGGCTACTCCCGTCTTGTGGCACTCCAGACAAAGGCCATCAGGATAGGACGGCGATGTGTAGAGCCTGAAGGGATTGGTCTCCGTCCCGT
Above is a window of Deltaproteobacteria bacterium DNA encoding:
- a CDS encoding CxxxxCH/CxxCH domain-containing protein — protein: MIKKNNKIYLLSLAAISINLFLAVITWTDRVVADTVPPTVSILSPADGKKVYATNDTSYPIKVVFSAWDNIDGIRLAGASSFVLKWWQGASSGSIDMTSSLSSWGPTDTLEEVYRSFNWTPVSGSGAYTIQVLATDKSDNVGKSRKVDIKVAISPLNNYSGFPGDGTLLVRDNDNTICMSCHELKSHSSANVESTKYGNWERVCRDCHTPHNTKNIFLLASSFKIYTGIDQSYAYNKRVDFRNLSGESTYGFVTKTGNTRRGPCEVCHTRTENLDNTPRWRNYTSEPDIDGKKHNAGVRCINCHPHTKGFKGSCDSCHGFPPTTVGTLLGGVDNDVAVPASDSLTNGSHEKHINIFGKVSATCDYCHGGGMGETGRENDDIDIDFDAFSVYTTGDYTGQEAVAIGFYGYSGKDAPAAAPYDLTCNNVKCHGAGWLTGGNDPTPVWGDPATGQCGKCHGVKKTPGSGSWPNTGAHIKHVSPFYYDFMCKLCHSATVLGTSTTLNNLNHVNGASIVQLYTSDSRIEGFGGYTDTTVNSTYEDCTNTYCHSMGNRFSNFSAPNVLLNWTSTRACNSCHGNNIYGGYTAAMPNYPNGSPKENSHPAHVLMGYECKICHASTTDDNVSIRNTAVHVNGFYNVSVGYGKVEGTYYAYSTSTKKCYNVTCHGGSGSETPSWGGTANCEDCHVGSSDIDDFTFFNNTTARLSQTEWETRGHGRPAGSLYPFSNNSSANKSCRYTGPYSGCHSSAVPHGTETNPFRLYTSPSYPDGLCLECHKTGVALPVVTHSMANMSAAGWENGGPSGNWGVWDFTPKCVDCHDPHGDKNNKMIHTYYNMSGSDAYGRPTDGATAFMTFTAVDNDGQMAINWQSFVKPDFSGICQRCHTAGDPGVMNFTKGEYNLAHNWDTPCTNCHDHTKGFKPEPTTGDQSCKSCHNEFFEPMNQVNNGYHHYLNNSDIDGLTGPGPSVEYPIVNPPVALAGVDVKNRRCLMCHVNHNIFKPELNPLSPGVSYNLRPSIAVLPTTTSGRNTDFVPEEEYGGICLSCHQNSQTKSYEQPDGTVVTPVINKGMFIDSPHNYTAPIYFKTGGSQFNANCSKCHIDTSNKTKQVGGSKIGPHFSQIRRINAVGINENNYGIVTGGSGNTLTNLSSVWVDDMWAGDTVYILDGAGAGQSSPISFNDGNTLTLGSSLSHGIGSIYLIGVSRGVEDGISAGGNTTSTVKRDPTDAPWVPNYWKDRPVTITEGKGYGQTSRILSNTTSTLTLNPAFPLMTTVPDNTSRYSLGDPSEEEVCFRCHSDKRNPYGNAAAGNKDFFGQKVFDNTKALRMEKIFNDPAKPYKHRIDKYFAKHRGDESETAPAGLTSEGWFNLVSGGTHTGCQDCHNPHANRHPGEDSGLATGGFKGDPPPTPADAQLIDTTKNWVPDQWRGYVLRGMVGTNIAGLDRVITGNTSDTLYVSGVYPNGPPQVGDFYVIQPFGHPEKGNSLWAPNNGIWGVLADYTTSGVGTYTNPTFTKDPYLEAGVDKLYNLCLKCHSDYAWGEGGTPFSIPDSILSNSSLGEGPSTNIAQEINPNNLGHHAIVSKGNNQPIDPTGFDKVSIFENLASTGSGSTTHLAYPNAWNPRKYNGYCVEITAGAGAGQIRTITNHDYTGITKVDPYFNISPNGTSVFAIRKCSSYSSSTWPRFTLGTLTLTDGSATATISGLNNGIPKPVIRGWYIYAGDLRTGNTNSDTPSPFGNSCGVSRPCPPTLSTSGWFQIKEIETQGASDPGKASVDFTITPTPTGFTGSTTVTYALSAGLGNAFVPPYGPWSVMGCAECHDADDSDDPSGPHASSRNWMMRTLEAQAFTWFYGGIEESTSTTDESEVKFIMYGDGADAGWATGLTEKYICMNCHRADVYKTEKKIFPVGANFYNFSWRNLGRQSHPVIGYADDNANNKYGIYCMHCHGGDNRAKQNSDPKYQSLGGFHGSNLGIGMGGSSFRGRRLLNGSRWTAVTRASTEGSDSYCLYNGSNIGGCSGGYGGFNASTYPYYSGADIYLPVMTSAVASDDSGRHTGVQNGDKVIITFDGETNEYPVTAGNIDTVLNVSGKTWGSIVDATWTTVNYERDTLMITLDSDATIAVGDTIVSNGDIKTIIDSPITNSVVITGNFGWWVVGQAFASDASGGGYGIQTGDQVVLSFDDQTAATPITSANINTALPLDGKTWLDGGFNIYSSGWSTVTNLNDTLTVTLSAATPPEPTVDILDVIDLQGATIIKDAFNVAIQDNPFPIVGSFDSIPTGAVAQWRLDEGSGNRAYNDTGNYNHGTIVGTATWTTGKKDGALYVNKVSYTEVEDHSSLDIGTGSIELWVKKDDLENSNNYQTMIWKSSAYGIREYTSNSSKLQFYWGSNNIITDIRYNSGAWYHIVGTCDGTTMRLYLNGEEVKNGACSSYAGNNNKLYIGSGGLTSYRFDGIIDNVVLYNQVLGPTTVRRRFNRIRSATAVDNNATEGLQAGDQVIIRFNGAVQAPSPAISKDNIDAILGLSGSHTWRDTGGAGDIGSAVWNNVSTLTVTLSDAGVGPTVSVGDVITLDGSIRDTSGQPIFNSIQISGTFGTMAGMLDGLVGYWPMDENLGTTINDGTLYNNHGALNISSWQSLCRFGPCVNFIPNRYVNIPDSNQIDLTRGMSIEFWMTKRAHGSLDGYVSKGSLAVRDGNSSSGDAGKLEFIWHGVSIKTPAAVPTDQLKHVVATYDNVSSVMKLYVNANLEASETVPFIMEPDTSPLYIGRYSSSYIDGIIDDVALYNRALTQTEITNRYGANLVSARAIDPSQNGKGINMGDQVLIKFNGSTQANVIDKNNINTAISLSSSHNWLDNGGAGDIVSAVWSNNSTVLTITLSDTVPRPTVAVGDTVTLTGTIKDTSGRPINGETVLYGTFDSIPDGAVGYWSMDEGGGSFAYDATDNENHGVLYNSANLTASGYYSNSAATFDGTNDYIRVNYDSSLTLGAAGTVEFWAKKSDNYSSGQVFISRGNGYRAFINARTGKIFARWGSATNTIQSSTVMTNGVWHHIALTYDQSLPSNELKLYINGKLDTEASHDVNDSDSSNPLDFGGIGQTSDYDGELDNVVVYNVALDADEIRKRYGTQMVSADADDNSGGGKGVQAGDGVTIFFNMTTGGEAITSGNIASALPLNSGSWGTSSGSWDSPTNKTLTITLGADATVGVGDTIAIDGSVITDMKGDPVESSIAIRGSFGAIAGMPDGVVGYWDFNETSGTFANDTSGYGNDVTTSSNPPFVSTGRFDYALNFIANNDYAYITDSQSNSLDLTKTGSVEIWVRKDRHSDGQVYYQKGGILDDEVSLHEGPSGKVDFYWGTGVVTSVKALDIDVWNHVIGTYDGENLTIYINGQFDNQEPYKTTSLPPVTAAALFARRGYDQNPGGRWGNFDGTLDNVVVYNRALTSGEVDNRFINTFRDIYGIDNTYGGIGAQAGDYAIISFVGETNGAFISSTTINTVLNVSGKTWLDGSGNIAYANWSSVRDTNDTLLIGLSGGGNQLATVAGGD